A region from the Halichondria panicea chromosome 11, odHalPani1.1, whole genome shotgun sequence genome encodes:
- the LOC135343959 gene encoding receptor tyrosine-protein kinase erbB-2-like isoform X1: MIIDEYLVLCTSLLIGGLWINQVSTQSKTQSLCRCTPLDEEHTCYPLTGRNTPDKYPQVLPGNVYFSESSIASGFLFLRVPPPDPNCETAFQHVICLAATPPCNNVTDLLLPVCSDSCSAFNRLVEEGKCDSILQSSKIFLMSTGASVDKFSLELLTEFNCNNVSTYYFSSDSLIDAERCTDLLTPQQTDSILSNPNQCVPTPSTSICNSTTISQYTHYIPLRSRSTTTYQQLLGEVAASDNFDQNCTDILLSLGCYITFPPCDPETGNALPLCLEACEVEYASIQFCLSMVTSVNELTIMMSLFNCSDANSYLPDFVLVSSSLCINSSKLPETAIFEIVAVSVIAGAIVGSGVFLILGVGLLFFVLVVFVRKRSQRNKVSRKQGGSQRMYKKENFSPSHNAENKLFTGTEDIQLSDADRLSYEKVFSSILVPYTALTVGEVIGQGAFGKVFRGEMRKLDSSKVEDIAIKTIKNLSSKDQLESFFAESLMMKDFSHPNILRLAGVCFDTLDGVPYILLPFMANGSLKDFLKTKRTHVTNVDILPKDLNVSTLVRMCMEVANGMEYLAEEKFVHRDLAARNCMVDNNLVVKVGDFGLARDIYSSDYYRANEGAKIPVKWMAPETLHDAISNEKTDVWSFGVTCWEVFSLGRGPYPGIRNQDILKHISTENRRLKRPSLCPKMLYELLMTPCWKLLPEERPPFSQLVEQLQEHWEENHAYIIENTDTPSNN; encoded by the exons ATGATCATTGATGAGTATCTTGTTCTTTGTACAAGCCTACTTATTGGAG GGTTGTGGATAAACCAAGTATCAACGCAATC TAAAACGCAATCATTGTGCAGATGTACTCCACTTGATGAGGAACATACCTGCTACCCCCTAACAGGCAGAAACACCCCGGACAAATATCCTCAGGTGCTTCCTGGTAATGTTTATTTTAGCGAAAGTAGTATCGCATCTGGATTCCTTTTCTTACGAGTGCCCCCACCCGACCCGAACTGTGAAACAGCTTTCCAGCACGTAATATGTTTGGCAGCTACACCACCTTGCAACAATGTTACAGATCTTCTACTGCCAGTTTGCAGTGATAGTTGCTCAGCGTTTAATCGTCTAGTTGAAGAAGGAAAGTGTGACTCTATATTACAGTCTTCTAAAATATTTCTGATGTCAACTGGTGCCTCAGTGGATAAATTTTCTTTAGAATTGTTAACGGAGTTTAACTGCAATAATGTGAGTACTTATTATTTTTCATCTGACTCACTTATTGATGCTGAGAGATGTACTGATCTGCTCACACCTCAACAAACAG ATTCAATCCTCTCTAATCCAAATCA GTGTGTGCCCACTCCTTCCACGAGTATCTGTAACTCTACAACCATCTCCCAGTACACCCACTACATTCCTCTACGCAGTCGGAGCACAACAACCTACCAACAGTTGCTAGGAGAGGTGGCTGCTAGTGACAACTTTGACCAGAATTGTACGGACATTCTTCTTTCTCTCGGCTGTTACATTACATTTCCTCCTTGTGACCCTGAGACAGGAAATGCACTACCACTCTGCTTGGAGGCCTGTGAAGTTGAATATGCTTCGATTCAATTTTGTCTTTCAATGGTCACATCAGTGAATGAATTAACGATCATGATGTCACTGTTCAATTGTTCTGATGCCAATTCCTATCTGCCAGACTTTGTACTTGTGAGCTCGTCTCTGTGTATCAATTCAAGTAAATTGC CCGAGACTGCCATCTTCGAGATAGTGGCTGTAAGTGTGATAGCTGGAGCCATTGTGGGGAGTGGTGTATTCCTGATTCTCGGGGTTGGACTGCTTTTTTTTGTTCTGGTTGTATTTGTTCGAAAAAGATCACAGCGTAACAAAGTTTCCAG GAAGCAAGGAGGTTCCCAAAGGATGTACAAAAAAGAAAATT ttagcCCTAGTCACAATGCTGAAAATAAGTTGTTCACTGGCACTGAGGATATCCAACTGAGTGATGCTGACAGATTATCTTATGAGAAGGTCTTCTCTTCAATTCTTGTGCCATACACTGCCCTAACGGTCGGAGAGGTGATTGGACAAG GTGCATTTGGCAAGGTTTTTCGAGGAGAAATGAGAAAGTTAGATTCCTCAAAAGTTGAAGACATTGCCATCAAAACAATCAAAA ACTTGAGTTCGAAAGATCAATTGGAATCGTTCTTTGCCGAGAGTTTGATGATGAAGGATTTCAGTCACCCCAACATTCTTAGGCTAGCTGGAGTGTGTTTTGACACTCTTGATGGAGTACCCTACATCCTCCTCCCATTTATGGCCAATGGAAGTTTGAAGGATTTTCTGAAGACGAAGAGAACTCACGTTACCAACGTAGATATTCTACCTAAG GATCTAAATGTTTCTACCCTGGTACGCATGTGTATGGAGGTAGCCAATGGTATGGAATATCTTGCTGAGGAGAAGTTTGTTCATAGAGATCTAGCAGCAAGGAACTGCAT GGTTGACAATAATCTAGTTGTGAAGGTTGGTGACTTTGGCCTAGCCAGGGACATCTACAGTAGTGACTACTACAGAGCCAATGAAGGAGCCAAGATCCCAGTCAAGTGGATGGCTCCAGAGACACTCCATGATGCCATTAGCAACGAGAAAACTGATGTG TGGTCATTTGGTGTGACTTGTTGGGAGGTGTTCTCTTTGGGACGAGGCCCGTATCCAGGGATACGAAACCAGGATATTCTCAAACACATCTCCACTGAAAACAGGAGATTAAAGAGACCGTCACTATGTCCAAAAATGCT ATATGAACTTCTGATGACCCCATGTTGGAAGTTGCTGCCTGAGGAGAGACCACCATTCAGTCAGCTGGTGGAACAGCTACAAGAGCACTGGGAGGAGAATCACGCTTACATTATTGAAAACACTGACACACCGAGTAACAATTAA
- the LOC135343740 gene encoding sarcoplasmic calcium-binding protein-like has protein sequence MSAEEFWKNALWKKKMQRELKIRDLDGDGFVSKADYDLVIQRYRELGTPEKRLEKMTQLLARVMKSMGIDGTTKLTLQECSKNFEKSGTKPEDLDEWFMIQFKILDTNGDGEISFKEWSDYYTVVGIDTVHARPSFDAMDTDGDGVISKEEFLAFIKEFYFSKEDKLKSSIMYGPLD, from the coding sequence ATGTCTGCGGAAGAGTTCTGGAAGAATGCTCTCTGGAAGAAGAAAATGCAGAGGGAATTGAAAATTCGAGACCTTGATGGAGATGGATTTGTCTCAAAGGCAGATTATGACCTAGTTATTCAGCGCTACAGAGAACTGGGTACTCCCGAGAAACGTCTTGAGAAGATGACCCAACTCCTGGCTAGGGTGATGAAGTCCATGGGGATAGATGGGACTACTAAGCTTACACTCCAAGAATGTAGCAAAAACTTTGAAAAATCCGGTACTAAACCTGAGGATCTCGACGAATGGTTTATGATTCAATTTAAAATCTTGGACACCAATGGCGATGGAGAAATCTCGTTTAAGGAGTGGTCCGACTACTACACTGTAGTAGGAATTGACACGGTGCACGCGAGACCCTCTTTTGACGCCATGGATACCGATGGAGATGGCGTTATTTCGAAAGAAGAATTCCTTGCATTTATTAAAGAATTCTATTTCTCAAAAGAGGATAAGCTCAAGAGTTCCATTATGTATGGACCACTGGACTAA
- the LOC135343959 gene encoding receptor tyrosine-protein kinase erbB-2-like isoform X2 → MIIDEYLVLCTSLLIGGLWINQVSTQSCTPLDEEHTCYPLTGRNTPDKYPQVLPGNVYFSESSIASGFLFLRVPPPDPNCETAFQHVICLAATPPCNNVTDLLLPVCSDSCSAFNRLVEEGKCDSILQSSKIFLMSTGASVDKFSLELLTEFNCNNVSTYYFSSDSLIDAERCTDLLTPQQTDSILSNPNQCVPTPSTSICNSTTISQYTHYIPLRSRSTTTYQQLLGEVAASDNFDQNCTDILLSLGCYITFPPCDPETGNALPLCLEACEVEYASIQFCLSMVTSVNELTIMMSLFNCSDANSYLPDFVLVSSSLCINSSKLPETAIFEIVAVSVIAGAIVGSGVFLILGVGLLFFVLVVFVRKRSQRNKVSRKQGGSQRMYKKENFSPSHNAENKLFTGTEDIQLSDADRLSYEKVFSSILVPYTALTVGEVIGQGAFGKVFRGEMRKLDSSKVEDIAIKTIKNLSSKDQLESFFAESLMMKDFSHPNILRLAGVCFDTLDGVPYILLPFMANGSLKDFLKTKRTHVTNVDILPKDLNVSTLVRMCMEVANGMEYLAEEKFVHRDLAARNCMVDNNLVVKVGDFGLARDIYSSDYYRANEGAKIPVKWMAPETLHDAISNEKTDVWSFGVTCWEVFSLGRGPYPGIRNQDILKHISTENRRLKRPSLCPKMLYELLMTPCWKLLPEERPPFSQLVEQLQEHWEENHAYIIENTDTPSNN, encoded by the exons ATGATCATTGATGAGTATCTTGTTCTTTGTACAAGCCTACTTATTGGAG GGTTGTGGATAAACCAAGTATCAACGCAATC ATGTACTCCACTTGATGAGGAACATACCTGCTACCCCCTAACAGGCAGAAACACCCCGGACAAATATCCTCAGGTGCTTCCTGGTAATGTTTATTTTAGCGAAAGTAGTATCGCATCTGGATTCCTTTTCTTACGAGTGCCCCCACCCGACCCGAACTGTGAAACAGCTTTCCAGCACGTAATATGTTTGGCAGCTACACCACCTTGCAACAATGTTACAGATCTTCTACTGCCAGTTTGCAGTGATAGTTGCTCAGCGTTTAATCGTCTAGTTGAAGAAGGAAAGTGTGACTCTATATTACAGTCTTCTAAAATATTTCTGATGTCAACTGGTGCCTCAGTGGATAAATTTTCTTTAGAATTGTTAACGGAGTTTAACTGCAATAATGTGAGTACTTATTATTTTTCATCTGACTCACTTATTGATGCTGAGAGATGTACTGATCTGCTCACACCTCAACAAACAG ATTCAATCCTCTCTAATCCAAATCA GTGTGTGCCCACTCCTTCCACGAGTATCTGTAACTCTACAACCATCTCCCAGTACACCCACTACATTCCTCTACGCAGTCGGAGCACAACAACCTACCAACAGTTGCTAGGAGAGGTGGCTGCTAGTGACAACTTTGACCAGAATTGTACGGACATTCTTCTTTCTCTCGGCTGTTACATTACATTTCCTCCTTGTGACCCTGAGACAGGAAATGCACTACCACTCTGCTTGGAGGCCTGTGAAGTTGAATATGCTTCGATTCAATTTTGTCTTTCAATGGTCACATCAGTGAATGAATTAACGATCATGATGTCACTGTTCAATTGTTCTGATGCCAATTCCTATCTGCCAGACTTTGTACTTGTGAGCTCGTCTCTGTGTATCAATTCAAGTAAATTGC CCGAGACTGCCATCTTCGAGATAGTGGCTGTAAGTGTGATAGCTGGAGCCATTGTGGGGAGTGGTGTATTCCTGATTCTCGGGGTTGGACTGCTTTTTTTTGTTCTGGTTGTATTTGTTCGAAAAAGATCACAGCGTAACAAAGTTTCCAG GAAGCAAGGAGGTTCCCAAAGGATGTACAAAAAAGAAAATT ttagcCCTAGTCACAATGCTGAAAATAAGTTGTTCACTGGCACTGAGGATATCCAACTGAGTGATGCTGACAGATTATCTTATGAGAAGGTCTTCTCTTCAATTCTTGTGCCATACACTGCCCTAACGGTCGGAGAGGTGATTGGACAAG GTGCATTTGGCAAGGTTTTTCGAGGAGAAATGAGAAAGTTAGATTCCTCAAAAGTTGAAGACATTGCCATCAAAACAATCAAAA ACTTGAGTTCGAAAGATCAATTGGAATCGTTCTTTGCCGAGAGTTTGATGATGAAGGATTTCAGTCACCCCAACATTCTTAGGCTAGCTGGAGTGTGTTTTGACACTCTTGATGGAGTACCCTACATCCTCCTCCCATTTATGGCCAATGGAAGTTTGAAGGATTTTCTGAAGACGAAGAGAACTCACGTTACCAACGTAGATATTCTACCTAAG GATCTAAATGTTTCTACCCTGGTACGCATGTGTATGGAGGTAGCCAATGGTATGGAATATCTTGCTGAGGAGAAGTTTGTTCATAGAGATCTAGCAGCAAGGAACTGCAT GGTTGACAATAATCTAGTTGTGAAGGTTGGTGACTTTGGCCTAGCCAGGGACATCTACAGTAGTGACTACTACAGAGCCAATGAAGGAGCCAAGATCCCAGTCAAGTGGATGGCTCCAGAGACACTCCATGATGCCATTAGCAACGAGAAAACTGATGTG TGGTCATTTGGTGTGACTTGTTGGGAGGTGTTCTCTTTGGGACGAGGCCCGTATCCAGGGATACGAAACCAGGATATTCTCAAACACATCTCCACTGAAAACAGGAGATTAAAGAGACCGTCACTATGTCCAAAAATGCT ATATGAACTTCTGATGACCCCATGTTGGAAGTTGCTGCCTGAGGAGAGACCACCATTCAGTCAGCTGGTGGAACAGCTACAAGAGCACTGGGAGGAGAATCACGCTTACATTATTGAAAACACTGACACACCGAGTAACAATTAA
- the LOC135343973 gene encoding tyrosine-protein kinase receptor UFO-like has translation MQRGSQRICNKKHCSPSHNALFVTGTDDIRLSDADKSSYEKIFSSILVPYTTLTVGEVIGQGAFGKVFRGEMRRSDSSKCEEIAIKTVKNLSSKDQLESFFAESLLMKDFSHPNILGLTGVCFDTPDGVPYIILPFMANGSLKDFLKKKRTHVTNVDILSEDLNVSTLVRMCMEVANGMEYLAEEKFVHRDLAARNCMVDSNLVVKVGDFGLARDIYSSDYYRANQGAKIPVKWMAPETLHDAISNKKTDVWSFGVTCWEVFSLGRGPYPGIRNQDILKHISTENKRLERPSLCPKMLYELLMTPCWRLLPEERPSFSQLVEQLQEYWEENHAYIIENTDTPSNN, from the exons ATGCAAAGAGGTTCCCAAAGGATATGCAACAAAAAACATT gtagCCCTAGTCACAATGCGTTGTTTGTCACTGGCACTGATGATATCCGACTGAGTGATGCTGACAAATCTTCTTATGAAAAGATATTCTCTTCCATTCTTGTGCCATACACTACCCTAACAGTTGGAGAGGTGATTGGACAAG GTGCATTTGGTAAGGTTTTTCGAGGAGAAATGAGGAGGTCAGACTCCTCAAAATGTGAAGAAATTGCTATCAAAACAGTCAAAA ACTTGAGTTCGAAAGATCAATTGGAATCGTTCTTTGCCGAGAGTTTGCTGATGAAGGATTTTAGTCACCCCAACATTCTTGGACTAACTGGAGTGTGTTTTGACACTCCTGATGGAGTACCCTACATTATCCTCCCATTTATGGCAAACGGAAGTTTGAAGGACTTTCTGAAGAAGAAGAGAACTCACGTTACCAACGTAGATATTCTATCTGAG GATCTAAATGTTTCTACCCTGGTACGCATGTGTATGGAGGTAGCCAATGGTATGGAATATCTTGCTGAGGAGAAGTTTGTTCATAGAGATCTAGCAGCAAGGAACTGCAT GGTTGACAGTAATCTAGTTGTGAAAGTTGGTGACTTTGGCCTAGCCAGGGACATCTACAGTAGTGACTACTACAGAGCCAACCAGGGAGCCAAGATCCCAGTCAAGTGGATGGCTCCGGAGACACTCCATGATGCCATTAGCAACAAGAAAACTGATGTG TGGTCATTTGGTGTGACTTGTTGGGAGGTATTCTCTTTGGGACGAGGCCCGTATCCAGGGATACGAAACCAGGATATTCTCAAACACATCTCCACTGAAAACAAGAGATTAGAGAGACCGTCACTATGTCCAAAAATGCT ATATGAACTTCTGATGACCCCGTGTTGGAGGTTGCTGCCTGAGGAGAGACCATCGTTCAGTCAGCTGGTGGAACAGCTGCAAGAGTACTGGGAGGAGAATCACGCTTACATTATTGAAAACACTGACACACCGAGCAACAATTAA